From a region of the Haematobia irritans isolate KBUSLIRL chromosome 4, ASM5000362v1, whole genome shotgun sequence genome:
- the LOC142235330 gene encoding uncharacterized protein LOC142235330 — translation MKFINKILKTIEAWKAYCTALRLSHSRGKMMRMLVAFDSYMSKEITIDAGAGAAAAAASAIIQINKHQQYCNQTKKTIKDSRHSPPDLVINFTLNSNQSVHHPQHLFHRFIRIQVEFKGLNISRLESGLELKLVERKVRMSVSPFDRFIRVSDALIKFHAHFNAMKDEELDVYSLEIRSEELGKLWTKVQDCFEECVASLQVAGTTQTSDIESVDGKYDASHQAYMNCLSAINRKLGQFRRSRRSSITSSASSVVAASRRSIGSHKSTQGSEAILANNATTSIPADRDGQSLPNGKAGFRGEVAVSGPPLCDMVHNLALPPCDTDVFEGNFLDWPTFRDLFQAVYVNNSRLTDVERLCHLVRKTSGEAREIVSKFPLTHRSFALAWKALVDAYDNKRVLVHNQLKSLFAISAVSVETSAGLKSIQRGINGCLSALNTYEVSTDNWDQILVFICLQRLPRLTQTLWEQSVRDKSALSSWADLDAFLSERVRTLMCLHDLREDTSSKRSQEKKVKAHFTNASSSKSSRASSESKCVICPKHNHRLSACVKFGKLSVSERYIVVKRNRLCLNCLMKGHEMKDCPRQYSCAKCNSRHHSLLHRDSTPSNSATSATGSTNTLSSSAASFQPRTMPSVDQPQPSTSSACLPRQAFHTTQNRAVLLGTAMINIMHDGVSYPARALIDPASESSFLTERFRNRVKLPVHAANVTISGVNSAISAKSSKMCNLKIGSPLNASVLLETMAIVLQSISGNLPSFTVSQEVLSQIPDIRLADPNLFVSRPVDILLGADLYPRILLEGCRQIAAQSLIAQNSVFGWLVTGPISTSQIQTFTTTIAVDEEENLDRTLLRFWELEETPRKGVLSPSDKFCEENYVRTTRRDSEGRYIVTLPLKEELGPRGYLGESRTTALRQFYRNESSLSKRPDVKSVYDSVVKEYLHLDHMRPVSAISASDRLSCYLPHHPVINLEKKTSKLRVVFNASNKTSNGNSLNDILHVGPTLQQDLVLLIVRWRLFKYVFNCDITQMYRQIRVDSSHAPLQRIVFRDSPTRTVQDYELQTVTFGVNCAPYLAIRTLLQLAEDTEEEFPLAADILRKCMYVDDVLTGTHDLETAIMARDQLIAALATAKFELRKWTSNYREILDSLPPEYLVDAQLLAFVEASNSKPLGVRWNAQLDAFYFAVEPIAKRCGYTKREVLSAIAKLFDPVGWLGPVIIVAKIIMQKVWLDRVGWDEILPSATASEWEKFVDSYPDVNSINIPRWIRYTPCTSAELHVFSDASVKAYAGVVYIRVLAPNGEIVVNLLSCKTKVAPLKSVSLPRLELCGAVLASELARTVIREIGIDFGRIYCWTDSTIVLAWLKKTPSAWTTFVANRVCRIQENFGGTNWYHVRSEDNPADLGSRGVSPSDLAASRLWWHGPQWLSCSQSEWPVRDTSSFDTDVEIRSVKAHASFVNSYEDVLDRFSSLDRALRVISYVMRFFYRTHPAHRRDCSYADHSLSSSEIRATKSRLIVLAQKMNYGKEYKDLMDRSSLGTGSSLVSLNPFLDEMGVMRMYGRLSRSPILSYSERHPIILPYSCRFTKLLVEFVHLISIHGGNQLMLRILRIEYWIPRVRNLIRSVIHGCKPCLLERKRVCSQVMAPLPPERTVLDRPFTTTGVDYAGPFEVKSFTGRYCRITKGYVCVFVCFATRAIHLEAVSDLSTAGFLAAFHRFVARRGCPATIFSDNGTNFVGASRELERNFRDVIRGSSDVVSSKFAHQGLSWRFIPAGAPHMGGLWEAGVKSFKLHFRRQIGNVRFTFEEFSTVLARIEACLNSRPLCPQSDNPQELDALTPGHFLIGAPLLAPAEPVITEQPLSLVNRFRKVQALAQQFCVRWKEEYLKNLHMRYKWKFPQRDVMVNDLVVIRHEQLPPTSWKLGRVVSVHPGVDGHIRVADIRTENGVVRRPIAKLVSLTDTSANSL, via the exons ATGAAATTCattaacaaaattctcaaaaCAATCGAAGCATGGAAAGCATACTGCACTGCGCTGCGATTGTCACATTCCC GTGGTAAAATGATGAGAATGCTTGTGGCATTCGACAGCTATATGAGCAAAGAAATAACAATAGATGCCGGTGCTGGTGCAGCTGCAGCTGCAGCATCAGCAATAatccaaataaataaacatcaGCAGTACTGTAATCAGACCAAGAAGACTATCAAAGATAGTCG ACACAGTCCACCTGACCTGGTCATCAATTTCACCTTAAACTCAAACCAATCAGTTCATCATCCTCAACATCTGTTTCATCGTTTTATAAG AATTCAAGTTGAATTCAAAGGTTTGAATATTTCCCGGTTGGAATCGGGGCTTGAATTAAAACTCG TTGAACGTAAAGTTAGAATGTCTGTATCTCCCTTTGATCGCTTTATTCGCGTTTCGGACGCTCTTATTAAATTCCACGCCCATTTTAATGCCATGAAAGATGAGGAGTTAGACGTCTATAGCCTCGAGATTCGAAGTGAGGAATTGGGGAAGTTGTGGACAAAGGTTCAGGATTGCTTTGAGGAATGCGTGGCTAGTTTACAGGTTGCCGGAACAACGCAAACGAGCGATATTGAATCGGTGGACGGGAAATATGACGCGTCCCATCAGGCTTATATGAATTGTTTGTCCGCGATAAATCGAAAATTGGGCCAGTTTCGTCGGTCACGTAGATCATCGATCACTTCGTCTGCGTCTTCGGTCGTTGCAGCATCGAGACGGAGTATCGGGTCTCATAAATCGACTCAAGGATCCGAAGCGATTTTGGCTAATAACGCGACTACTTCGATACCGGCTGATCGGGATGGGCAGTCGCTGCCTAATGGCAAAGCCGGGTTTAGGGGTGAAGTGGCCGTTAGTGGCCCTCCACTTTGTGATATGGTTCACAATTTGGCGTTGCCACCGTGCGATACGGATGTATTTGAGGGCAATTTTCTAGACTGGCCTACATTCCGGGATTTGTTTCAAGCAGTTTATGTTAACAATTCAAGATTAACGGACGTCGAGCGTTTGTGTCATCTTGTGCGGAAGACCAGTGGCGAAGCTAGGGAAATTGTCTCGAAGTTTCCGCTGACACATCGAAGTTTTGCCCTCGCGTGGAAGGCCCTCGTTGATGCATACGACAATAAGCGGGTTCTAGTTCACAATCAACTTAAGTCTCTCTTTGCAATTTCGGCAGTATCGGTAGAGACAAGTGCGggtttgaaatcgattcaacgTGGAATCAATGGCTGTCTTTCGGCATTGAATACGTACGAAGTTTCGACCGATAATTGGGACCAGATACTCGTTTTTATTTGCCTTCAACGTTTGCCGCGGCTCACACAGACTCTTTGGGAGCAGAGTGTTAGGGACAAATCAGCCCTTTCGTCGTGGGCGGATTTAGACGCTTTTTTGTCCGAAAGGGTTCGTACGTTGATGTGTTTGCATGATTTGCGGGAAGACACGTCTTCGAAGCGTTCTCAGGAAAAGAAGGTAAAAGCGCATTTTACCAATGCGTCTTCTTCTAAATCGTCGCGTGCTTCGTCGGAATCTAAGTGCGTTATTTGTCCTAAACATAATCATAGACTTTCGGCTTGCGTTAAATTTGGTAAACTCTCGGTATCGGAACGTTACATAGTGGTAAAACGTAACCGGTTGTGCTTGAATTGCTTAATGAAAGGTCATGAGATGAAGGATTGTCCAAGACAATATTCGTGTGCAAAATGTAATTCGAGACATCATTCGCTATTGCATCGCGATTCTACGCCGTCTAATAGCGCGACTTCGGCGACGGGTTCGACCAACACCTTGTCGAGTTCAGCGGCTAGTTTTCAACCGAGAACTATGCCTTCGGTTGATCAGCCGCAACCTTCTACCTCGTCGGCGTGCCTACCTCGCCAGGCATTTCATACGACGCAAAATAGGGCCGTGCTTTTGGGAACTGCGATGATTAATATCATGCACGATGGGGTTTCATATCCGGCACGCGCTTTGATTGACCCCGCTTCAGAATCTTCGTTTCTGACGGAACGCTTTCGAAATCGGGTGAAACTACCGGTTCACGCGGCTAATGTTACAATTTCGGGGGTAAATAGCGCAATTTCGGCCAAATCGAGTAAAATGTGTAATTTGAAAATCGGATCTCCACTCAACGCGTCGGTTTTGTTGGAAACTATGGCTATAGTGCTCCAATCTATATCCGGGAATTTACCTTCCTTTACGGTGTCGCAGGAAGTTTTGTCTCAGATTCCGGATATTCGCTTAGCTGATCCGAATCTTTTCGTGTCGAGACCGGTCGATATTCTACTAGGCGCTGACTTGTACCCGAGAATACTATTAGAAGGTTGCCGGCAGATTGCGGCTCAATCATTGATAGCACAGAACAGTGTTTTCGGCTGGCTAGTAACGGGTCCGATTTCTACATCGCAAATTCAAACATTTACTACGACTATAGCGGTTGATGAAGAGGAAAATTTAGATAGAACGCTTTTACGGTTTTGGGAGTTGGAGGAAACACCACGTAAAGGGGTTTTGTCCCCCTCCGATAAGTTCTGTGAGGAAAATTACGTTCGGACAACGCGCAGAGATTCGGAAGGTAGATATATAGTTACACTTCCGCTAAAGGAAGAGCTCGGTCCTCGTGGATATTTGGGTGAGTCCCGAACAACTGCTTTGAGGCAATTTTATCGTAATGAATCGTCATTATCGAAAAGGCCGGACGTGAAATCAGTTTATGATAGTGTTGTTAaagaatatttgcatttggatcacATGAGGCCAGTATCCGCCATTTCTGCAAGTGATAGACTTTCGTGTTATCTTCCACATCATCCTGTCATTAACCTCGAGAAGAAGACTTCCAAACTTCGCGTCGTATTTAATGCGTCTAATAAAACGTCCAACGGGAATAGTCTTAACGATATCCTTCACGTAGGTCCCACTTTGCAGCAGGACTTAGTCCTTCTTATTGTGCGATGGCGACTATTTAAATACGTGTTCAACTGCGATATTACACAGATGTATAGGCAGATTCGAGTGGACTCTTCTCATGCTCCGTTGCAGAGAATTGTTTTTAGGGATTCTCCGACAAGGACAGTCCAGGACTATGAACTACAAACGGTGACCTTCGGTGTAAACTGTGCACCATATCTCGCGATACGGACACTGTTACAGTTAGCTGAAGACACTGAGGAGGAGTTTCCACTCGCGGCCGATATATTACGTAAATGTATGTACGTTGATGACGTTTTGACCGGAACTCATGACCTTGAAACTGCGATAATGGCTCGGGATCAATTAATCGCGGCGCTTGCGACGGCTAAATTTGAACTGCGGAAATGGACATCgaattatagagaaattttagatTCACTACCGCCGGAATATTTGGTTGATGCTCAATTGCTGGCATTTGTCGAGGCTAGCAATTCGAAACCATTGGGTGTGAGATGGAATGCTCAATTGGATGCATTCTACTTCGCGGTCGAGCCTATAGCAAAAAGGTGTGGATACACTAAACGGGAAGTGTTGTCGGCTATCGCGAAATTATTCGACCCTGTCGGTTGGTTAGGTCCAGTGATAATTGTGGCAAAGATTATCATGCAGAAGGTTTGGCTTGATCGCGTCGGCTGGGATGAAATACTGCCTTCGGCAACGGCATCCGAGTGGGAAAAATTTGTAGATAGTTATCCGGatgtcaattcgataaatattcctcGGTGGATTCGTTACACACCGTGCACTTCGGCCGAGCTTCACGTATTTTCAGATGCCTCGGTTAAGGCATACGCGGGGGTAGTATATATTCGAGTTTTGGCCCCGAATGGCGAGATTGTCGTTAATTTGCTATCGTGCAAGACGAAAGTTGctccgttgaaatcggtttcttTGCCTCGTTTGGAGCTTTGCGGCGCTGTTTTAGCGTCCGAACTCGCAAGAACGGTCATTCGAGAAATCGGTATTGATTTTGGTCGAATTTATTGTTGGACGGATTCGACTATTGTACTAGCCTGGTTAAAGAAAACGCCTTCGGCTTGGACAACATTTGTCGCGAATAGGGTATGTCGCATTCAGGAGAACTTCGGTGGTACGAATTGGTATCATGTGAGGTCGGAGGATAATCCTGCTGATCTTGGCAGCCGCGGTGTGTCCCCTTCGGATTTGGCCGCCTCTCGACTTTGGTGGCATGGGCCTCAGTGGCTATCGTGTAGTCAATCGGAATGGCCGGTTCGTGACACTTCCTCTTTTGACACCGACGTAGAAATTCGGTCTGTGAAGGCACATGCTTCTTTCGTTAATTCATACGAGGATGTTCTCGATAGATTTTCTTCTCTGGATAGAGCGCTGCGTGTTATCTCATATGTTATGAGATTCTTTTATCGGACGCATCCCGCTCATAGGCGTGATTGTAGCTATGCGGATCACAGTTTATCATCGTCTGAGATTAGGGCAACTAAAAGTCGCTTGATAGTGCTTGctcaaaaaatgaattatggtAAGGAATATAAGGACTTGATGGATAGGTCTTCGTTAGGTACTGGCAGTTCACTTGTTTCTTTGAACCCGTTCCTTGATGAAATGGGTGTAATGCGGATGTATGGTCGTTTGAGCCGCTCGCCTATTCTTTCGTATTCGGAGCGGCACCCTATAATTTTGCCCTACAGCTGTCGATTCACGAAGCTTTTGGTGGAATTTGTTCATTTGATTTCCATTCATGGAGGAAATCAGTTGATGTTGCGTATTCTTCGTATAGAATACTGGATACCTCGGGTGAGGAATCTTATTCGTTCGGTTATACATGGGTGTAAACCATGTCTTTTGGAGAGGAAACGGGTTTGTAGTCAGGTGATGGCTCCTCTTCCTCCGGAAAGAACTGTTCTCGACAGACCTTTTACGACGACTGGCGTAGACTATGCAGGCCCCTTTGAGGTGAAGTCGTTCACCGGACGTTATTGTCGCATAACTAAAGGTTATGTGTGCGTTTTCGTGTGTTTTGCTACTAGGGCGATTCATTTGGAAGCGGTTTCCGACTTGTCGACTGCCGGCTTTCTTGCGGCATTTCATAGGTTTGTTGCTCGTCGGGGTTGTCCTGCGACCATTTTCTCGGACAATGGGACAAATTTTGTCGGTGCGTCGCGTGAGCTTGAACGAAATTTCCGGGATGTAATTAGGGGAAGCAGTGATGTCGTGTCCTCTAAGTTTGCACACCAGGGCCTATCGTGGCGATTTATCCCAGCTGGTGCGCCTCATATGGGAGGCCTTTGGGAAGCTGGGGTGAAGAGTTTTAAGTTGCATTTCAGAAGGCAAATAGGGAATGTTCGTTTCACGTTTGAAGAGTTTTCGACGGTGTTGGCTCGTATTGAGGCTTGTTTGAATTCAAGACCTCTTTGTCCCCAATCGGATAACCCGCAGGAGCTTGACGCTTTGACACCGGGTCATTTTCTTATAGGTGCCCCTCTACTCGCCCCTGCTGAGCCAGTTATAACCGAACAGCCTCTTTCGTTGGTGAATCGGTTTCGTAAGGTACAGGCTCTTGCACAACAGTTTTGTGTACGTTGGAAAGAGGAATATTTGAAGAATCTGCATATGAGATATAAGTGGAAATTTCCTCAGCGCGATGTTATGGTAAATGACCTAGTCGTTATTCGTCATGAACAGCTTCCACCAACTTCTTGGAAATTAGGTCGAGTCGTGTCGGTTCACCCGGGCGTAGATGGTCACATTCGGGTCGCGGATATACGTACGGAGAATGGCGTTGTAAGACGACCTATAGCTAAGTTGGTCTCATTGACCGACACTTCGGCGAACTCTTTGTAA